The Actinomycetota bacterium genomic interval GGCGGCCGCGCCAAGCAGCAGGTAGCTACCGCGCCGGGCACGCCCCGGTGAGCTTCGTGCCCGACTGCGACGACCGCCGGCGGGCGCTGTGCCAGTTCGGGACCGGCTCATGCAGCGGTCGTGGGCAGCAGCCCTTGGCCGCCATGAGCTGGTCGTGGCTGCCCACCTCGACAACGCCACCGTCGGCGATGGCCACGATGACCGGGGAGCGCCATGGGCCATCGCCGGCCGATACGCTTCACCAACAAGCCAACGATTAGTAGCGGGCTGCGCGGCGTTCCACGCGGCGCCGGTGACGACGCATCACGCCCAACCCGAACCACACCAGCGCCCCGAAGAGCGCCGTCATGATGGTGTACCACCACAGCGGCCAAGTGAAGGTCCAGAACAGGAACTGGAATCTGACCCTGTCGGTGTTCTGGATGATGAAGATCAGCAGCACCCCGACGCCAGTCAGCGAAGCGATCGCCCCGCCACTCAGTTTGCGCCCGTCCGGCTGTTGCCCGGCCGGCTGTGGCCCACCCGGTTGAACTGTCATCACGTCCTCCTCTTGCCGGTTGCGGTTGCTGGCGTCAGCGCACGTCGACGTAGGAGACCTCGATGGCGTTGTTGCCGTAGCCGAGACGGTTCCAGGGTGGAACCTCGGGTTGCACGTTGCCGGCTGCGTCGGTCGCGCGGGCGCGGAGGCTGTGGCGGCCGCGCTCGGTCGCCCCCCATGCGAATGACCAGTCCTGCCATTGGTACGGACCCTTTGGGGGTTCGACTTGCGCCGGGTGCCAGTCGCCTTCGCCGGTGAGGCTGACGTCGACGGTTGTGATCGGTCCGGTGCCCGACCAGGCCTTTCCGCGCACGGTGTAGGTGCCAGCGGGGATGGTGGCGCCGCGAGCGGGATCGGTGATCCGTGCGCGCACGCGCATGAGGGTGACGCGCTCAGGCGGACGATCGGCCCACTGGTACATGTAGTGGCCGGTCTCGAACTCGCCGACGTACGGCTCGGTCAGGACGTCGATGTGCTTCAGCCATTTCACCGAGGCGACGCCGTACCAGTGGGGCACGATGAGCCGGAAGGGCGCGCCGTGGTCGGGGTTGAGCGGCTCGCCGTTCATCTCGTACGCGATCAGGATCTCGGCTTCCGAGTCGGTGGCGTGGGCGAGGGTCAGGGACCGCACGAAGGTCAAGTCGGACGCGTCAATGTTCTTAAGGACCGGGTGGAGCAGGTAGGAGCCGTGGTCGGCGCCGGTGAAGCGGACCTCCACGCCCTCTGCGGCCGGTTTGGCCTGCTCTAGCACCTGGTGCAGCAGGGCACCGGTCCAGCGAGCGGTGGAGACGGCGTAGTCACCCCATGGTTCGCCGGCCGGCAGCGGTCGCATCGCCAGGCGCCCGTTCCCGGCGCATTCCATCGTGACGACCCGCTCCACCGGGGGCATGGCGCGCAGGTCGTCGAGCGTCAGGGTCCTTGGGTGCTCGACCGCGCCGCCGACCTCAACGGTTCCGTCGTGGGCCGGTACCGGGAAGTTGCTGCGGACGTAATGGAGGTCCGTCGGGGTGATGTCGCCTTTCAGGGCCTCCGGCGGGGCTTCGGCGTTGAAGGGATCGCCGTGGATCATCGTGAGCGCCGCCCGCGCCTGCTTCAGGTCGTCTGCCAAGGTCATGTTGCCAGCCTCCTCGTGGATGGCCGCGGCCGCGCGGGTCGCGCCTCAGTAGTCGGGATCCTGAAAGGTGGGCTCCCGGTCGTCGTTGAAGGCGCCGATGCCCTCGACACGGTCGGGGTGCACGGCGGAGCGCCAGTGGGCCTCCATCATGATCGCGATGGCCTGCTCGATCGGCTGCCCCTGACCCATCCGGACGGCCTGCTTGACCGCCTGCACAGCTGTGGGGGAGTTGCTGGCAATCTTGCCCGCGATCCGGTGCGCCACCTCCAGCAGCTCGCCCTGGGGGCAGAGCTCGTTGACCATGCCCAGCCGGTAGGCCTCCTGGGCGGTGATCGGGTCGCCGGTCATCAGCATCTGCAGGGCCTTGCCCGGCGGGAGCAGGCGGGGCAGCAGGGCCGGCGAGCCGCCCCCGGCGGCCAGGCCGATCATCGCCTCGGGCTGGCCGAAGGTGGCGTTGTTGGACGCGATGATGAAGTCGGTGCTCTGGGCGATCTCGCAGCCGCCACCGTAGGCGATGCCGTTGACGGCGGCGAAGATCGGCTTGCGCAGCTGGCGCAGGGTGTAGAGCGTGCGGTCGAAGTCCTGGCGCTGCCCCAGCCATTGCTCCTTGGTCATGTCCTTGCGCTGGCGCAGGTCGCTGCCGACCGAGAATGCTCGCTCGCCGGCGCCGGTGATGATGGCCACGCGCACGGTGGGACGA includes:
- a CDS encoding lipopolysaccharide assembly protein LapA domain-containing protein, with translation MTVQPGGPQPAGQQPDGRKLSGGAIASLTGVGVLLIFIIQNTDRVRFQFLFWTFTWPLWWYTIMTALFGALVWFGLGVMRRHRRRVERRAARY
- a CDS encoding enoyl-CoA hydratase-related protein encodes the protein MATSPTRTDRWKALDFGPPPSGAAEPDSPVMVEYGSDGRVALITLNRPHADNAITTEMGARLTEVLETIAVRPTVRVAIITGAGERAFSVGSDLRQRKDMTKEQWLGQRQDFDRTLYTLRQLRKPIFAAVNGIAYGGGCEIAQSTDFIIASNNATFGQPEAMIGLAAGGGSPALLPRLLPPGKALQMLMTGDPITAQEAYRLGMVNELCPQGELLEVAHRIAGKIASNSPTAVQAVKQAVRMGQGQPIEQAIAIMMEAHWRSAVHPDRVEGIGAFNDDREPTFQDPDY
- a CDS encoding sulfite oxidase, with the translated sequence MTLADDLKQARAALTMIHGDPFNAEAPPEALKGDITPTDLHYVRSNFPVPAHDGTVEVGGAVEHPRTLTLDDLRAMPPVERVVTMECAGNGRLAMRPLPAGEPWGDYAVSTARWTGALLHQVLEQAKPAAEGVEVRFTGADHGSYLLHPVLKNIDASDLTFVRSLTLAHATDSEAEILIAYEMNGEPLNPDHGAPFRLIVPHWYGVASVKWLKHIDVLTEPYVGEFETGHYMYQWADRPPERVTLMRVRARITDPARGATIPAGTYTVRGKAWSGTGPITTVDVSLTGEGDWHPAQVEPPKGPYQWQDWSFAWGATERGRHSLRARATDAAGNVQPEVPPWNRLGYGNNAIEVSYVDVR